Proteins encoded together in one Felis catus isolate Fca126 chromosome B3, F.catus_Fca126_mat1.0, whole genome shotgun sequence window:
- the LOC101082414 gene encoding disintegrin and metalloproteinase domain-containing protein 21 — MRIVLLLFWVGMSLFPSSFSQAGPSQCLSNPEVVVPLKVTGKGRSAKTPGWLSYSLQFGGWRHVVHMKIKKLLVSRHFPVFTYTDQHALLQDEPFVPDDCYYHGYVEGVPESLVSLSTCSGGFRGMLQINDLAYEIEPIRHSTTFEHLVYEINTNETQFPPMRCGLTMKEIALQQLRFEEANKPTLKQNSNDKWWTHSWFLELIVVVESNFLVYSQSNFSKVQEDVFLVVNIVDSIYEQLGTYVILTGIEIWNQGNVFQMISIEQVLKDFSQWKQISLSRLQYDVAHFFIKNSLISVLGIAYVAGICHPPIDCGVNNFQGDSWSLFALTVAHELGHTLGMQHDEEFCLCEQSGCIMNATRVPAKKFTNCSYTDFTETTLNQGSCLHNIPHPGEVFMLKRCGNGVVEGEEECDCGSIKQCQQDPCCLLSCTLRPGAACAFGLCCKNCKFMPSGKLCRHQVNKCDLPEWCNGTSHQCPEDAYVQDGVPCGDNAYCYRGRCNNHEEQCREIFGEGAKGASQSCYKEINTLGNRFGHCGINGTTYLKCNTSDIFCGRVQCENVRVIPHLRDHSNLQQTHINGVICWSVDYHVGMDTPDVGEVKDGTMCGPGKICIHKKCVSLSLLSQVCLAETCNMKGICNNKHHCHCDYGWSPPYCLHRGYGGSVDSGPASAKKVFLLLVVSLTLSVLFLLSTAVFMYFRKHFGPKETKAPSSG; from the coding sequence ATGAGAATTGTTCTCCTGCTGTTCTGGGTTGGAATGTCTCTGTTCCCTTCCAGCTTCTCCCAGGCTGGGCCCTCCCAATGCCTCAGCAACCCAGAAGTTGTGGTCCCCTTAAAGGTGACCGGCAAGGGCAGAAGTGCAAAAACTCCAGGCTGGCTCTCCTACAGCCTACAGTTTGGGGGCTGGAGACATGTTGTCCATATGAAGATCAAGAAGCTCTTGGTTTCCAGACACTTCCCGGTATTCACATACACAGATCAGCATGCTCTTCTCCAGGATGAGCCTTTTGTTCCCGACGACTGCTACTATCATGGCTATGTGGAAGGAGTCCCTGAGTCCCTGGTTTCCCTCAGTACCTGTTCTGGAGGTTTCCGAGGAATGCTGCAGATAAATGACCTTGCTTATGAAATTGAGCCCATCAGGCACTCTACCACATTTGAACACTTGGTTTATGAGATAAACACTAATGAGACACAATTCCCACCTATGAGATGTGGCTTAACAATGAAGGAAATTGCACTCCAACAGTTGAGATTTGAAGAGGCTAACAAACCAACTCTGAAGCAAAATTCTAATGATAAATGGTGGACCCACTCATGGTTTCTGGAGCTGATTGTGGTGGTAGAGAGCAATTTCTTAGTTTATTCTCAAAGCAACTTCTCAAAGGTACAGGAGGATGTGTTTCTTGTTGTCAACATagtagattccatttatgagCAGTTGGGTACTTATgtgattttgactgggattgagatttggaatcaaggaaatgttttccaaatgatAAGCATAGAACAGGTTCTGAAGGATTTCTCTCAGTGGAAACAAATCAGTCTTTCCCGGCTACAGTATGATGTTGcacattttttcataaaaaattcaCTTATAAGTGTACTTGGTATAGCCTATGTTGCAGGAATATGTCATCCTCCTATTGATTGTGGGGTTAACAATTTCCAAGGAGACTCGTGGTCTCTTTTTGCCCTCACTGTCGCCCATGAATTAGGACATACTTTGGGTATGCAGCATGATGAAGAATTCTGTTTGTGTGAGCAAAGTGGCTGCATCATGAATGCTACCAGAGTTCCAGCAAAGAAATTCACCAATTGTAGTTACACAGATTTTACAGAGACCACTTTAAACCAGGGATCATGTCTACACAATATTCCACATCCAGGGGAAGTCTTTATGCTTAAGCGCTGTGGGAATGGTGTGGTTGAAGGAGAAGAGGAATGTGACTGTGGATCTATAAAGCAGTGTCAACAGGATCCCTGTTGTCTGTTGAGCTGCACTCTGAGGCCTGGGGCTGCTTGTGCTTTTGGGCTTTGTTGCAAAAACTGTAAGTTCATGCCATCAGGGAAACTCTGTAGACATCAGGTCAATAAATGTGACCTTCCAGAGTGGTGCAATGGGACATCCCATCAGTGCCCCGAAGATGCATATGTGCAGGACGGGGTTCCCTGTGGTGACAATGCCTACTGCTATAGAGGGAGGTGTAACAACCATGAAGAACAATGCAGGGAGATTTTTGGTGAAGGTGCAAAGGGTGCATCTCAGAGTTGCTACAAAGAAATCAACACTCTGGGAAACCGTTTTGGCCACTGCGGTATAAATGGCACGACATACCTAAAATGTAATACCTCAGATATCTTTTGTGGCAGAGTTCAATGTGAGAATGTGAGGGTTATTCCCCATCTGAGAGATCACTCTAATTTGCAGCAAACTCACATCAATGGTGTCATCTGCTGGAGTGTTGACTATCATGTAGGCATGGACACACCTGATGTTGGGGAAGTAAAAGATGGCACCATGTGTGGTCCAGGAAAGATCTGCATTCACAAGAAGTGTGTCAGTCTGTCTCTCTTATCACAAGTCTGCCTGGCTGAGACCTGCAACATGAAGGGGATCTGCAATAATAAACATCACTGCCACTGTGACTACGGGTGGTCCCCACCGTACTGCCTGCACAGAGGCTATGGAGGTAGTGTTGACAGTGGCCCAGCATCTGCCAAAAAAGTTTTCTTGCTGCTAGTTGTGAGTCTtactttgtctgttttgtttttactgtcaaCTGCTGTATTTATgtactttagaaaacattttggtCCCAAGGAGACGAAGGCACCGTCTTCGGGTTAG